Proteins encoded within one genomic window of Saccharopolyspora pogona:
- a CDS encoding RecB family exonuclease, producing MVEHRSVSQYNQYTRCPYAYFLQRIERVWERPAAWFPQGTAVHKSAEEWERSGRNMSLEDAQDVFRDSYAESVGEYTGVTPNLDYWFASGRYRGEADLERRYGLGLEQVDRYVGYYNETAPQEVIWITPDGEPAIELEFNVDLDGVQVRGFIDQVVTDLESNAVQVRDIKSGNKPGDDFQLATYAVAVNDKYGTEITTGDYWMGRKGKPTKSYELSDWTKERLTEEFHKVDAGIRSGDFPAFPEDSKCRFCTVSASCTFSMT from the coding sequence ATGGTTGAACATAGGTCAGTAAGCCAATACAACCAATACACGAGATGCCCTTATGCGTATTTCCTTCAAAGGATTGAGCGTGTGTGGGAGCGTCCAGCGGCTTGGTTCCCGCAGGGTACTGCGGTTCACAAGTCCGCCGAGGAATGGGAGAGGTCGGGCCGGAACATGAGCCTGGAAGACGCTCAAGACGTCTTCAGGGACTCCTACGCGGAGTCTGTGGGCGAGTACACCGGGGTCACGCCTAACCTCGACTATTGGTTCGCTAGCGGTCGCTACCGCGGTGAGGCCGACCTTGAGCGGAGGTACGGACTCGGCCTGGAGCAAGTCGATCGGTACGTGGGCTACTACAACGAGACGGCCCCGCAGGAGGTCATCTGGATCACACCAGACGGCGAGCCAGCGATTGAGCTGGAATTCAACGTGGATCTCGATGGTGTCCAGGTCCGAGGCTTCATTGACCAGGTGGTCACTGATCTCGAATCGAACGCTGTACAAGTCCGAGACATCAAGTCGGGTAACAAGCCTGGCGATGACTTCCAGCTAGCGACTTACGCCGTCGCGGTCAACGACAAGTACGGCACCGAGATCACGACTGGCGACTACTGGATGGGTCGGAAGGGTAAGCCTACTAAGTCCTACGAGCTTAGCGACTGGACCAAAGAGAGGCTTACAGAAGAGTTCCACAAGGTCGATGCAGGAATCCGGTCCGGCGACTTCCCCGCCTTCCCGGAGGACTCTAAGTGCCGGTTCTGCACTGTGTCGGCATCCTGCACTTTTTCTATGACTTGA
- a CDS encoding XRE family transcriptional regulator: MGNTREPVCTFEDILSWKQKINPKTGKHYNGNEIAEIYGTTRQNISYIWRKEENRPKTARERVMEHYPWKQGARFHTNWLNLKMRDHAEFMATDGKGMSEVKLQELLWFYQQLERENAVVEFDPNIPPSRPDGVGGFALRPRKPSDGDLIIRVNKYTNLTPEGMDLWIFPEEKPKIRVTE, translated from the coding sequence ATGGGAAACACCCGCGAACCTGTTTGCACGTTTGAAGACATTCTATCGTGGAAGCAGAAGATAAACCCCAAGACTGGAAAACACTACAACGGCAACGAGATAGCAGAGATTTACGGGACTACCCGGCAGAACATCTCGTATATCTGGAGAAAGGAAGAAAATCGCCCCAAAACTGCGCGTGAAAGAGTCATGGAGCACTACCCGTGGAAGCAGGGGGCTCGCTTCCACACCAACTGGCTTAACCTCAAAATGAGGGACCACGCCGAGTTTATGGCGACCGACGGTAAAGGCATGAGTGAGGTTAAGCTCCAGGAACTATTGTGGTTCTACCAGCAGCTAGAGCGGGAAAACGCGGTCGTGGAATTCGACCCGAACATCCCGCCGAGTCGGCCAGACGGCGTTGGGGGCTTCGCTTTGAGACCCCGTAAACCCTCGGATGGCGACCTGATTATCCGAGTCAACAAGTATACGAACCTAACCCCTGAAGGCATGGACCTCTGGATATTCCCGGAGGAAAAGCCGAAAATCAGAGTCACTGAGTGA
- a CDS encoding DUF7275 domain-containing protein: MTYLVIGSTAMRAYIPECREPKDLDVFTQLPLDGAETFWHPSFEEWITPGTARYATLDELYTLKVSHSYWELKNGSWDKHINDGMALKAAGARLLLDLHKLLYKVWEEKHGKKKVDLSQEAEDFFSDAVKRIYEHDSIHDSVAYGDRPLYESVLKDGASVDIDMGKIRGLPFEDKVRLYREEIYATALERLVIPSGYKCSPRRAYSWALRRTITSLTKGWSARFLVENYDVFRSPDCDYVARHKEKKHKLFPLEV; the protein is encoded by the coding sequence ATGACTTACCTCGTTATCGGCTCCACCGCGATGCGGGCATACATCCCTGAATGTCGTGAGCCGAAGGATCTGGACGTGTTCACGCAGCTTCCGTTGGATGGTGCGGAGACGTTCTGGCACCCGTCGTTCGAGGAGTGGATTACGCCAGGAACCGCCCGATACGCCACGCTTGACGAGCTTTACACGCTCAAAGTTTCCCATTCCTACTGGGAGCTCAAGAACGGGTCGTGGGACAAGCACATCAACGACGGGATGGCGCTTAAGGCAGCTGGCGCGAGGCTGCTGCTGGATCTACACAAATTGCTCTACAAGGTTTGGGAGGAGAAGCACGGTAAGAAGAAGGTTGACCTTAGCCAAGAGGCAGAAGACTTCTTCTCCGACGCTGTGAAACGGATCTACGAGCACGACAGCATCCATGATTCCGTGGCTTACGGTGACCGGCCGCTGTATGAGTCGGTGCTTAAGGACGGGGCCAGCGTCGATATCGACATGGGCAAGATCCGGGGGCTGCCGTTCGAGGACAAGGTTCGCTTGTACCGCGAGGAGATCTACGCGACGGCGCTTGAGCGCCTGGTGATCCCGAGCGGTTACAAGTGCTCACCGCGTCGGGCGTACTCCTGGGCGCTGCGCCGGACGATTACCAGCCTCACAAAGGGTTGGTCGGCCCGGTTCTTGGTCGAGAACTACGACGTTTTCCGCTCGCCGGATTGCGATTACGTCGCCAGGCACAAGGAAAAGAAGCACAAGTTGTTTCCTCTGGAGGTCTGA